A section of the Cottoperca gobio chromosome 17, fCotGob3.1, whole genome shotgun sequence genome encodes:
- the ro60 gene encoding RNA-binding protein RO60 isoform X1, protein MKPSGSTMISSSSNHTLNSTGGGCPWEVSDKARLCRFLCYGSEGDLYTAREEGHVTMESAGTLLSMLQEGRGAEVVEEIKRFTQDGRAVGLGPSFFALALCSQHSELKTRQAAFKALKEVCRDPAHLFSFIQNKKELKEGMKCGIWGRALRKAVSDWYNEQDAMNLAAAVTKCKQREGWSHQDLLRLSHTKPANEAIALICKYVTKGWKEVQLAYSDKENSEEVVKVLSYLEVVEKVKHSCDETEVVNLIEEHKLEREQLLTDHLKSKPVWRALLKDMPLQSVLRILGKMTSNNILEPGSSETQDICDRIQSETALTKAKIHPFNILLSSENYKRGQGYQGKTKWEPDRSILKAMDSAFYKSFTNVEPVGKRFLVAVDVSTSLSSIVPGTSVSTAVAAAAITMVFAKTEADTHVLAYSEGALVPCSISADMTLAQATFELVKIPGGSTDCTLPITWATENGKAVDVFIILTNNPLWTFTASPVRSLKKHRQKSGANSKLVMCGLTSIGHAIADTEDRGLVSICGFDLGALSVIRNIAQDLI, encoded by the exons ATGAAGCCATCGGGAAGTACTATGATATCTTCATCGAGCAACCACACCCTGAACTCAACAGGTGGTGGCTGTCCATGGGAGGTCAGCGACAAGGCCAGACTGTGTCGCTTCCTCTGCTATGGCTCGGAGGGAGACCTATACACAGCCAGAGAGGAGGGTCATGTCACCATGGAGAGCGCTGGAACCCTGCTCTCCATGCTGCAGGAGGGCCGAGGTGctgaggtggtggaggagataAAAAGGTTCACTCAGGATGGGCGAGCCGTCGGACTCGGCCCGTCCTTTTTTGCCTTAGCTTTGTGCTCCCAGCACTCAGAGCTGAAGACCAGACAGGCAGCATTCAAAGCCCTGAAGGAAGTTTGTCGGGACCCTGCCCACCTGTTTTCATTCATCCAGAACAAGAAGGAATTGAAAGAAGGTATGAAGTGTGGTATTTGGGGACGTGCCCTGAGGAAAGCAGTGTCTGACTGGTACAACGAGCAAGATGCCATGAATCTGGCTGCAGCGGTGACCAAATGTAAACAGAGAGAAGGATGGTCACACCAGGATCTGCTTAGGCTGTCTCACACTAAACCAGCTAATGAAG CAATTGCCTTGATCTGCAAATATGTAACAAAAGGATGGAAAGAAGTCCAGCTCGCTTACTCTGACAAAGAGAACTCAGAAGAGGTTGTCAAAGTGCTTTCGTATCTTGAAGTGGTGGAGAAGGTCAAGCACAGTTGTGATGAAACAGAGGTCGTCAATTTAATAGAGGAACACAAACTGGAGAGGGAACAGCTGCTGACAGACCACCTGAAGTCCAAACCG GTATGGAGAGCTTTGTTGAAGGATATGCCTCTCCAATCAGTGCTAAGGATCTTGGGTAAGATGACGTCAAACAATATTCTTGAACCAGGAAGTTCTGAAACACAAGATATATGTGACAGAATCCAGAGCGAGACGGCACTAACCAAG GCAAAGATTCATCCTTTCAACATACTCTTGTCTTCTGAAAACTACAAAAGAGGCCAAGGCTATCAGGGTAAAACGAAATGGGAACCTGACCGCAGCATCCTCAAAGCAATGGACTCTGCCTTCTACAAGAGTTTTACG AATGTGGAGCCTGTGGGTAAACGCTTCCTTGTGGCAGTAGACGTGAGCACATCACTGAGCAGCATTGTCCCAGGGACGTCAGTCAGCACTGCAGTCGCCGCTGCAGCTATTACCATG GTTTTTGCGAAGACAGAGGCAGACACGCATGTGCTGGCCTACTCTGAAGGCGCTTTGGTTCCATGCTCCATCTCTGCTGACATGACTCTCGCACAAGCAACATTTGAACTGGTGAAG ATCCCAGGTGGGAGCACAGACTGCACCCTTCCCATCACATGGGCCACAGAGAATGGGAAAGCTGTAGATGTGTTCATCATCTTGACCAACAACCCGCTGTGGACGTTTACTGCCAGCCCAGTGCGGTCTCTGAAGAAGCATAGACAA AAATCAGGAGCCAATTCCAAGTTGGTGATGTGTGGACTGACTTCCATCGGACACGCTATCGCAGACACAGAAGACAGGGGTTTAGTGAGCATCTGTGGCTTTGACCTAGGAGCTTTAAGCGTCATTCGTAACATAGCCCAGGATCTGATCTGA
- the LOC115022014 gene encoding regulator of G-protein signaling 2-like isoform X2 translates to MEIQETNETLLGESLETLLSQKCGQIAFWDFLKSEFCEENLDFWLACQEFKTSDCPEERTLRATSIYEEFIKQESPKQVNLDFNTREIISQSLLQPSPSCFVVAQRKIYSLMENGSFPRFIQSEQYKVLFDATSKQRGHGKHRKALEIRRTDSKPISLQCELCLLHKD, encoded by the exons ATGGAAAT ACAGGAAACAAATGAAACACTACTGGGAGAATCTCTTGAGACACTCCTTTCccagaaat GCGGACAAATAGCATTTTGGGACTTTCTGAAATCGGAGTTCTGTGAGGAAAACTTGGATTTCTGGCTCGCCTGTCAAGAGTTCAAAACCTCTGACTGTCCGGAGGAGCGAACACTGAGAGCAACAAGTATTTATGAAGAGTTCATCAAGCAGGAGTCTCCAAAACAG GTAAACTTAGATTTCAACACAAGAGAGATCATCAGCCAGAGTCTCCTGCAACCAAGTCCATCATGTTTTGTTGTGGCACAGAGGAAAATCTACAGCCTGATGGAGAATGGCTCCTTCCCACGCTTCATTCAATCTGAACAATACAAAGTCCTGTTTGATGCGACTTCTAAGCAGAGAGGCCATGGGAAGCACAGAAAGGCCTTGGAGATAAGGAGAACTGATTCTAAACCAATCAGCCTGCAGTGCGAGCTCTGTCTCTTGCACAAGGACTGA
- the ro60 gene encoding RNA-binding protein RO60 isoform X2, whose amino-acid sequence MKPSGSTMISSSSNHTLNSTGGGCPWEVSDKARLCRFLCYGSEGDLYTAREEGHVTMESAGTLLSMLQEGRGAEVVEEIKRFTQDGRAVGLGPSFFALALCSQHSELKTRQAAFKALKEVCRDPAHLFSFIQNKKELKEGMKCGIWGRALRKAVSDWYNEQDAMNLAAAVTKCKQREGWSHQDLLRLSHTKPANEAIALICKYVTKGWKEVQLAYSDKENSEEVVKVLSYLEVVEKVKHSCDETEVVNLIEEHKLEREQLLTDHLKSKPAKIHPFNILLSSENYKRGQGYQGKTKWEPDRSILKAMDSAFYKSFTNVEPVGKRFLVAVDVSTSLSSIVPGTSVSTAVAAAAITMVFAKTEADTHVLAYSEGALVPCSISADMTLAQATFELVKIPGGSTDCTLPITWATENGKAVDVFIILTNNPLWTFTASPVRSLKKHRQKSGANSKLVMCGLTSIGHAIADTEDRGLVSICGFDLGALSVIRNIAQDLI is encoded by the exons ATGAAGCCATCGGGAAGTACTATGATATCTTCATCGAGCAACCACACCCTGAACTCAACAGGTGGTGGCTGTCCATGGGAGGTCAGCGACAAGGCCAGACTGTGTCGCTTCCTCTGCTATGGCTCGGAGGGAGACCTATACACAGCCAGAGAGGAGGGTCATGTCACCATGGAGAGCGCTGGAACCCTGCTCTCCATGCTGCAGGAGGGCCGAGGTGctgaggtggtggaggagataAAAAGGTTCACTCAGGATGGGCGAGCCGTCGGACTCGGCCCGTCCTTTTTTGCCTTAGCTTTGTGCTCCCAGCACTCAGAGCTGAAGACCAGACAGGCAGCATTCAAAGCCCTGAAGGAAGTTTGTCGGGACCCTGCCCACCTGTTTTCATTCATCCAGAACAAGAAGGAATTGAAAGAAGGTATGAAGTGTGGTATTTGGGGACGTGCCCTGAGGAAAGCAGTGTCTGACTGGTACAACGAGCAAGATGCCATGAATCTGGCTGCAGCGGTGACCAAATGTAAACAGAGAGAAGGATGGTCACACCAGGATCTGCTTAGGCTGTCTCACACTAAACCAGCTAATGAAG CAATTGCCTTGATCTGCAAATATGTAACAAAAGGATGGAAAGAAGTCCAGCTCGCTTACTCTGACAAAGAGAACTCAGAAGAGGTTGTCAAAGTGCTTTCGTATCTTGAAGTGGTGGAGAAGGTCAAGCACAGTTGTGATGAAACAGAGGTCGTCAATTTAATAGAGGAACACAAACTGGAGAGGGAACAGCTGCTGACAGACCACCTGAAGTCCAAACCG GCAAAGATTCATCCTTTCAACATACTCTTGTCTTCTGAAAACTACAAAAGAGGCCAAGGCTATCAGGGTAAAACGAAATGGGAACCTGACCGCAGCATCCTCAAAGCAATGGACTCTGCCTTCTACAAGAGTTTTACG AATGTGGAGCCTGTGGGTAAACGCTTCCTTGTGGCAGTAGACGTGAGCACATCACTGAGCAGCATTGTCCCAGGGACGTCAGTCAGCACTGCAGTCGCCGCTGCAGCTATTACCATG GTTTTTGCGAAGACAGAGGCAGACACGCATGTGCTGGCCTACTCTGAAGGCGCTTTGGTTCCATGCTCCATCTCTGCTGACATGACTCTCGCACAAGCAACATTTGAACTGGTGAAG ATCCCAGGTGGGAGCACAGACTGCACCCTTCCCATCACATGGGCCACAGAGAATGGGAAAGCTGTAGATGTGTTCATCATCTTGACCAACAACCCGCTGTGGACGTTTACTGCCAGCCCAGTGCGGTCTCTGAAGAAGCATAGACAA AAATCAGGAGCCAATTCCAAGTTGGTGATGTGTGGACTGACTTCCATCGGACACGCTATCGCAGACACAGAAGACAGGGGTTTAGTGAGCATCTGTGGCTTTGACCTAGGAGCTTTAAGCGTCATTCGTAACATAGCCCAGGATCTGATCTGA
- the LOC115022014 gene encoding regulator of G-protein signaling 2-like isoform X1 translates to MSNFCKTSLDLQDTKRVQETNETLLGESLETLLSQKCGQIAFWDFLKSEFCEENLDFWLACQEFKTSDCPEERTLRATSIYEEFIKQESPKQVNLDFNTREIISQSLLQPSPSCFVVAQRKIYSLMENGSFPRFIQSEQYKVLFDATSKQRGHGKHRKALEIRRTDSKPISLQCELCLLHKD, encoded by the exons ATGAGCAATTTCTGTAAGACATCTCTGGACCTGCAGGACACAAAGAGAGT ACAGGAAACAAATGAAACACTACTGGGAGAATCTCTTGAGACACTCCTTTCccagaaat GCGGACAAATAGCATTTTGGGACTTTCTGAAATCGGAGTTCTGTGAGGAAAACTTGGATTTCTGGCTCGCCTGTCAAGAGTTCAAAACCTCTGACTGTCCGGAGGAGCGAACACTGAGAGCAACAAGTATTTATGAAGAGTTCATCAAGCAGGAGTCTCCAAAACAG GTAAACTTAGATTTCAACACAAGAGAGATCATCAGCCAGAGTCTCCTGCAACCAAGTCCATCATGTTTTGTTGTGGCACAGAGGAAAATCTACAGCCTGATGGAGAATGGCTCCTTCCCACGCTTCATTCAATCTGAACAATACAAAGTCCTGTTTGATGCGACTTCTAAGCAGAGAGGCCATGGGAAGCACAGAAAGGCCTTGGAGATAAGGAGAACTGATTCTAAACCAATCAGCCTGCAGTGCGAGCTCTGTCTCTTGCACAAGGACTGA